The following are from one region of the Aspergillus luchuensis IFO 4308 DNA, chromosome 4, nearly complete sequence genome:
- a CDS encoding uncharacterized protein (COG:S;~EggNog:ENOG410Q1Z5;~InterPro:IPR023213), whose product MSFHYVDKGLARFLQVHTVLVFEEAFDPLELKHCFEQLVQKWPILQARLNFLRTGTFSTSQTHSFFQHRVIDATLAETVPVYPMIHQSMQEDDYKRLMDLTSIPCSIYTTLFPPVCTLTAACLKDACVLKFTFQHAFCDGLGMSMIGWAYAALLSGNPIDIPDFDRPVTLQFNAAPNNPSNPHYCHDPSPSTLSNGSNRLYSGGLSHFTLGLLWHRLAPASCSNTGSSRMMHIPALVIDQLADHATKQGIRISRVDILMAMILQANVRVFPHDSTTTSYPLAFMLNFNHLLVNPAKFHNSFWPVPIPRPPGLDPSQVSHESTINLAAHIRRVTRVAQSAECLEDFNAQYQRMGPWHLWHPRAASPSHPRTMVTSMAHSNPYNLASNSGVRPLFFDNRIETMDLAQYLGIYLHGAINVNLDRNGKGFCLTGSLHPHLWRELEKILIEMQKSWTVVQAREEHISQYSKDQGSPGHPPASDATIRLICEQTDGNIESHIRIYKQIPAAGTEAEPAAVRAKQAKPCEPDELITLRALTRKGSRFTPRLLDSKNTTQDDSGFVPGGFVVYVAWEVVAGEQLGTEGGDEDCGFWRMERDKREIVREHFKNNFLQLSKWGYMPLGGRLSNLVWDERSSTLFFVGFYMATTNMKKKKWSPAMWFAWGLAKCPRPPGPDWDGSTSDWKW is encoded by the exons ATGAGCTTCCATTATGTCGATAAAGGTCTAGCACGGTTTCTCCAAGTACACACTGTGTTAGTGTTTGAGGAAGCATTTGATCCATTGGAGCTGAAACATTGCTTTGAGCAACTCGTCCAGAAATGGCCCATACTTCAGGCTAGACTGAACTTTCTG CGTACAGGGACATTTTCTACCTCGCAAACCCACTCATTCTTCCAGCATCGTGTTATCGACGCCACACTTGCGGAAACTGTCCCTGTTTATCCAATGATCCACCAGAGCATGCAGGAGGATGATTACAAGCGGTTGATGGATCTCACATCAATACCTTGCTCCATCTATACAACTTTGTTCCCTCCAGTCTGTACCCTGACTGCAGCTTGTCTTAAAGATGCCTGCGTGTTGAAGTTCACATTCCAACATGCGTTTTGCGATGGACTAG GCATGTCTATGATTGGGTGGGCCTACGCAGCTCTCCTCTCTGGAAACCCTATTGATATTCCTGACTTCGATCGGCCAGTCACTCTCCAGTTCAACGCCGCCCCCAataatccatccaatcctcaTTATTGCCATGACCCCTCCCCTAGCACACTAAGTAATGGCAGTAACCGCCTGTACTCTGGGGGGCTGTCACATTTCACCCTGGGACTACTGTGGCACCGACTGGCACCTGCGTCGTGTAGCAATACGGGGTCTTCCCGCATGATGCACATTCCAGCGCTAGTAATTGATCAGCTTGCCGATCATGCTACGAAACAAGGTATTCGCATAAGTCGTGTGGACATTCTCATGGCTATGATTCTTCAG GCAAATGTACGGGTATTCCCCCATGACTCAACAACCACTTCCTACCCGCTGGCTTTCATGCTCAACTTCAACCACCTACTGGTCAATCCTGCCAAATTCCACAACAGCTTCTGGCCTGTCCCAATTCCACGGCCGCCAGGCCTCGACCCGAGTCAAGTCAGCCACGAATCTACGATTAACCTAGCAGCCCACATTCGCCGCGTGACACGAGTCGCTCAATCAGCAGAGTGCCTCGAGGATTTCAATGCCCAATATCAGCGAATGGGGCCCTGGCACCTCTGGCATCCGCGAGCAGCCAGCCCATCGCATCCTAGGACTATGGTCACCTCCATGGCCCATTCGAACCCCTACAATCTGGCGTCTAATTCCGGCGTGCGGCCGCTCTTTTTCGATAATCGCATCGAAACCATGGATTTAGCACAATATCTTGGCATCTACCTGCATGGTGCCATCAACGTTAACTTAGATCGTAATGGCAAGGGGTTTTGTTTGACTGGGTCTTTGCATCCCCACCTATGGagagagttggagaagattc TTATCGAGATGCAGAAGTCGTGGACCGTCGTTCAGGCGCGTGAGGAGCACATCTCGCAATACTCCAAGGACCAAGGCAGTCCAGGCCACCCTCCCGCCTCCGACGCCACAATTCGACTCATTTGTGAGCAGACAGATGGAAATATCGAATCGCATATAAGGATCTATAAACAGATCCCGGCCGCTGGTACTGAGGCCGAGCCAGCAGCTGTTCGCGCCAAGCAAGCCAAACCCTGTGAGCCAGATGAATTGATAACGCTCCGTGCCCTTACCAGAAAGGGCTCCAGATTCACGCCGCGCCTGCTGGACTCCAAAAACACCACCCAGGATGACTCAGGCTTTGTCCCTGGTGGCTTCGTAGTCTATGTAGCCTGGGAGGTAGTTGCTGGCGAACAACTGGGTACAGAGGGTGGGGACGAAGACTGTGGTTTCTGGAGGATGGAACGAGATAAAAGGGAGATCGTCCGTGAGCACTTCAAAAACAACTTTCT ACAGCTTTCTAAATGGGGCTATATGCCACTTGGTGGCAGGTTGTCCAACCTCGTTTGGGATGAGAGATCGTCTACTCT CTTTTTCGTTGGCTTCTATATGGCGACGACTaacatgaagaagaaaaagtggTCTCCTGCGATGTGGTTCGCTTGGGGCCTGGCCAAGTGCCCCCGTCCCCCGGGGCCGGACTGGGATGGGTCAACGAGTGATTGGAAGTGGTAG
- a CDS encoding uncharacterized protein (CAZy:AA9;~COG:G;~EggNog:ENOG410PNFI;~InterPro:IPR000254,IPR035971,IPR005103;~PFAM:PF00734,PF03443;~SECRETED:SignalP(1-21);~go_component: GO:0005576 - extracellular region [Evidence IEA];~go_function: GO:0030248 - cellulose binding [Evidence IEA];~go_process: GO:0005975 - carbohydrate metabolic process [Evidence IEA]), which translates to MRQAQSASLLAALLSATQVAAHGHVTNLVVDGVYYEGFDISVFPYESDPPKVAAWTTPNTGNGFISPDAYRDPNIICHENATNAQAHVVVGAGEKINIQWTAWPDSHHGPVLDYLARCDGSCETVDKTDLEFFKIDGVGLVSDSEVPGTWGTDQLINNNNSWMVEIPPSIAAGNYVLRHELIALHGAEEEDGAQNYPQCFNLQVTGTGTATPSGVKGTELYTATENGILVNIYSTLTTYTVPGPTAYSGAVSITQTTSAITSTGTAVVGSASAVASASSTAAAATSAAAVTSVDTNTQVAQSSSAPAPAAPSSSSSAYTQIPVQVPSSWTTLLTFTNTPQAVQPTTSVQPEPAQSTITPAPAVSSAASGSSGSQSLYGQCGGINWTGATQCASGSSCHSYNPYYYQCIASA; encoded by the coding sequence ATGCGTCAAGCTCAGTCTGCCTCCCTTCTCGCGGCCCTTCTGTCGGCCACCCAGGTCGCTGCCCACGGTCACGTCACCAACCTCGTCGTCGACGGTGTCTACTACGAGGGTTTCGACATCAGCGTCTTCCCCTACGAGTCCGACCCCCCGAAGGTCGCCGCCTGGACGACCCCCAACACCGGCAACGGCTTCATCTCGCCTGATGCCTACCGCGACCCTAACATCATCTGCCACGAGAACGCCACCAACGCCCAGGCCCACGTTGTCGTCGGTGCCGGTGAGAAGATCAACATCCAGTGGACCGCCTGGCCCGACTCCCACCACGGCCCCGTCCTGGACTACCTGGCTCGCTGCGACGGCAGCTGCGAGACCGTCGACAAGACCGACCTGGAGTTCTTCAAGATCGACGGCGTCGGTCTCGTCAGCGACTCCGAGGTCCCCGGCACCTGGGGTACCGACCAgctgatcaacaacaacaacagctggatggtcgagatccctccctccatcgccgccgGCAACTACGTCCTCCGTCACGAGCTCATCGCTCTCCACggcgctgaggaggaggacggcGCCCAGAACTACCCCCAGTGCTTCAACCTCCAGGTCACCGGTACCGGTACTGCCACTCCCTCCGGTGTCAAGGGTACCGAGCTCTACACTGCCACTGAGAATGGCATCCTCGTCAACATCTACTCCACCCTGACCACTTACACTGTGCCCGGCCCTACTGCCTACAGCGGCGCCGTCTCCATCACCCAGACTACCTCCgccatcacctccaccgGCACAGCCGTCGTTGGCAGCGCCAGCGCCGTTGCTTCCGCTTCCTCcaccgctgccgccgctacCAGCGCTGCTGCCGTGACCAGCGTTGACACCAACACCCAGGTCGCCCAGTCCAGCAGTGCCCCTGCCCCTGCTGcccccagctccagctcctccgcctaCACTCAGATCCCCGTGCAGGTCCCCTCCTCTTGGACTACCCTGTTGACCttcaccaacaccccccaGGCTGTGCAGCCCACTACCTCGGTCCAGCCCGAGCCTGCTCAGTCGACCATCACCCCTGCTCCGGCTGTCAGCTCTGCTGCTTCCGGTAGCTCCGGTAGCCAGTCTTTGTACGGCCAGTGCGGTGGTATCAACTGGACTGGTGCTACTCAGTGTGCTAGCGGATCTAGCTGCCACTCTTACAACccttactactaccagtGCATTGCTAGTGCTTAA